AAAAATTATGCTAATTATATACACAGCTTATCTTCAGGGAACATTTATTAGACATGAGAAAAGCACCAATGGTATTCAATCATTCAAACATTTAGATGGTGCAAACTTATAATGGCAAGATAATAAATTCTAGAACTAGTAGTAGAAGGATGAGCAGCCTCATTATACCTCTATCTCAGTAGCCTTGAAATCCTCTTGAAGAACAGACTGTAGAGCAGAAATAGCAGTCTGAAGAATAGAAGTAATAGGAAGCATTAGATAAATGTGATTATTTAGCTATTGTTGAACGTGCAGTCTTTGGAAACTTCCTTTACCATTAATAACAAAAGTAAAAGTATAAATACCTGCACCGTTTCCTCATAAGTAAAAGCAGGGtcattcttcatcttcttttccAAGAAATTAATTGCCTCTTGCTCTTTTGATCCAGCACTGGTTGCCTGCAACATACCAGTTAAAATTCATCCCAGCAGCAAAGCGCTTACCATAAAATTggtcaaaaataattttgaaccCATGCTATTGCACAAATAAATTCAGATTGGAGAACAAACACGCTACTTTCATGCCTAAAGAGAAagacaaagaaaatgaaatagtcAATATCATTAACTCAAGGTAGAAAAGACCCACAATATGATGGTACTGGATAACCAATATTAGATTGTTGTATAAATCtctttttaagaaatttttttattcggaTGTGACCTTCCAAACTCTATGGTTTTGTGGTCTTCCATTATTGGAAATacattataaacaaaaataaaaatatcttcaGCAATTATATTACTACAGCCACAATGCAAATAcatgtttgaaaattataagGTCAAAGAGAACTATTAGAGGAAAACAGCAATGAGTCataaccataataataacaacatatGCTTCTGGAACCAGATATTGGAACCAATGTTAATAATCCAAACTCAATGAGCACTGAAAATTAATTTGCAAACTACCTTGTGGCCATAAAAATGGCCTGCTGGATCACATTTGTAGAGTTGGGGCCCCTTCTCTTCATCAATACCCAACACCATAGCAACTTCACAGAAAATTATATGAAAGATATTACAGCCAATATTAGAGAAAGTTACTTGGAAATACATTAGCATATATCTAattgaaaaattgtaaaaaatctaCTGTTATAAATACaagcaattaaaataaaatcatattcatAAGATTTTAAAGAAATCATAGACATACCAACTCCAAGAGGTCTCATATAAGCATGTTGAGTGTAAACCTGTGATTTGTCAGCAATCCTACATCAATAAAGCACGTTACTCCAAATAAGTTGTACGATCATCGAGATGCACAAAAACCCAtatatcaaagaaaaatcaatgaatttaatagtAACATGAAATGCAGTCAGTTATTGATTTTAGAACTAAGATTATATTCACGAACTAACAAAAATAAAGTGCATTGCCTCCAATATGTGAAGATGAGCAGTAATGAATCAGGGTCATACGTTTTTGTCCAATTTTTACTGGAACACATACAAAGGCATAAACTTGCAGCCAGCTTATATCAAAATGACCAGTTCTTGAAGTCACTAAATTTATTCAACATTATCTGGAAGAACTCTACAAATACAACAGCCACGAACAGGAAGACAACTAAACATCGCTACTTTCAACTGAAGAAAATATAAGAAACCATACCATTTGGACAATACATCCACAGGCATCTCATATCCATATCTGAAACGAAACTCAGCTGCTTCATTCCTTGCCTGCTGGACCAAGGTCCTTGCATCAGCTGGAGAGCGACATAGCCAATTATCAAAGCATCCCTCACACAGTATTTGCATagcaagaaagaaaatttaaccTTAAGCATTAATCTAATGTAGTGAACAAAACTATATTTGAGTTCTATGCTGATGATAAGTTAGCTATTTAATGGGAGAATGCCGATCATCATGTGAATGCCAGGGTCAGCAACAGTTAGCTTATTAAGAAAACCATTCTGTTCTAGTTGTTACTTCTACAGCTTGCATACCTTTGATGcagttttggaaatttttgcAACCCTAATTTAGACTGATTATAAGTACATTAATCCAGAATCCTTAATATCTCAAAAACCCTAGTTCAATAGTTAACATAACAAATCTTCCCAATTCGAACAAACaatatcaagaaaaaaaatggcaTTTAACAAAACTAAACCTGTCATGCCAGTAGCCAACAATCCAAGGAACTTAGTAATAGGGAAAAGATGAGTGACGCTAGTCTGATCCAAAAGCTTGTCCTGCATTACATTATTCAAAAACTTAAATACCCAAATCGTGAAAACCCCTTAAATAAACCAGGAAAAGTAAATAAAGGGAGAGTACGGACGGGAACTTTCTTCTGAGTAACAACACAGACGGAGTCTTTCCCTCGAACACCAATTGATGTGATCCCAGCTGCTTTCACTGCCTTAAACGCATACTCTGCTCAATTTATTCCAAAACCAAAATTGGGTCAAAGCTCCTTACAGGAATCAAAAAGAAGGCAGGCTAGTAGAGTGAATATACATACCGACTTGGAAAAGACGACCTTCGGGGGAGAAGATGGTAATATGGCGATCGTATCCGCCTCCACTTCCTCGACTCATTTTCTCTCTTGTTCCTTTGGAATTGTCTtgttccttcttcttttttgttgtttttgtgtttttgatgCACAGATTTCTTATCTAGAAAAGAGAAAGCTTCTTCTCCAAGAACGAAATTGTTAAGCGCTTTTATGACTCTCTCGAGTTAACTCAGAATTAAAGAAAACTGAGTTATTTGTCCAAAATAGCCTTctttaatttgtctttaaattattcttttttcctggttacttttctctttttcacaATCGCGTCCTTTTTCTGATAGGAACGTTGCGGCGCTTTGAAAAATAGGGTTTTGCGGTTTTCCTCCGTTCAACTTTTGTAAAAATACGTATAAGTACTCCTGCTTTAgttctttttcaaataaaaccttgattttttttcttttaaatagaaCAGATGAATTATGTTACGTGGTATCC
This genomic stretch from Gossypium raimondii isolate GPD5lz chromosome 6, ASM2569854v1, whole genome shotgun sequence harbors:
- the LOC105773351 gene encoding proteasome subunit alpha type-6, translating into MSRGSGGGYDRHITIFSPEGRLFQVEYAFKAVKAAGITSIGVRGKDSVCVVTQKKVPDKLLDQTSVTHLFPITKFLGLLATGMTADARTLVQQARNEAAEFRFRYGYEMPVDVLSKWIADKSQVYTQHAYMRPLGVVAMVLGIDEEKGPQLYKCDPAGHFYGHKATSAGSKEQEAINFLEKKMKNDPAFTYEETVQTAISALQSVLQEDFKATEIEVGVVKADNPAFRVLSTEEIDEHLTAISERD